One genomic segment of Pristiophorus japonicus isolate sPriJap1 unplaced genomic scaffold, sPriJap1.hap1 HAP1_SCAFFOLD_29, whole genome shotgun sequence includes these proteins:
- the LOC139248182 gene encoding putative uncharacterized protein DDB_G0271982: EQDTERASESQREKDREREREERYRATERERERERERERERERERERERERERERDRETERQREGRGERDRERERERERDRERSETERGKHRDSEKDGETLRETE, translated from the exons gagcaagacacagagagagcgagtgagagtcagagagagaaagacagggagagagaaagagag gagagatatagagcgacagagagagagagggagagagagagagagagagagagagagagagagagagagagagagagagagagagagagagagagagagagagacagagagacagagagacagagagagggaaga ggagagagagatagagagagagagagagagagagagagagatagagagaga agtgagacagaaagagggaaacacagagacagtgagaaagaCGGAGAGACactcagagagacagagtga